The Zhihengliuella sp. ISTPL4 genomic interval GTTTCGGCGGCCATAGCGTGAGGGAAACGCCCGGTCACATTCCGAACCCGGAAGCTAAGCCTCACAGCGCCGATGGTACTGCAGGGGGGACCCTGTGGGAGAGTAGGACACCGCCGGACTCCTTTTAGACAAGAAGGCCACCCATCGTTGGGTGGCCTTCTTGCGTTAACGCGCACGTCTCGTGTCAGCGGGCCAGACGCGCCTCGAGTGTTGCCGCCGTGTCGCGGACCGCGTTCGCCAGCTCGGCCTCGGCACTGTCGTCATCGGCCCAGGTGACAGCCACGGCGGCGACCGGCCAGCCCGCCGCGTCACGCACGACGGCGCCCACCGAGCGCAGACCTTCCGCGACCTCGCCGTCCTCCGTCGCATACCCCCGAGAGCGCACCTCTCGCAGGAGCTCGCGCAGTTCGCCGGGGCGGCGCGGCCCTCGTCCGGTGCGATCGGAGAACGCGGACGCCTCCGGGTACAGTGCCCGCACCTGTTCGCGGGGGAGCGCGGCGAGCATCGCGCGTCCCGTTGCGGTCAGGTGCGCCGGGAGGCGCACGCCCACGTCGGTCACCAGGGCCGGCCGACGCGGCGCTCGCTCCTCGACGATGTAGAGCACGTCGCCGCCGCTCATGACGGCGAGGTGCGCGCTTTCCCCGAGGTGATCGGAGAGCGCGGCCACGAGCGGCCTCCCGAGCCGCGCCAACGGCTGCTGTCGCGCGTAGCCTCCGGCCAGCTCGAAGGCCGACGTTC includes:
- a CDS encoding IclR family transcriptional regulator, which encodes MSVIPDIPETDEVQVPAAAQTLRILSYLAGRPAPVAASAIARELALPRSTVYHLLRTLAAHGFVLHLREERRWGLGTSAFELAGGYARQQPLARLGRPLVAALSDHLGESAHLAVMSGGDVLYIVEERAPRRPALVTDVGVRLPAHLTATGRAMLAALPREQVRALYPEASAFSDRTGRGPRRPGELRELLREVRSRGYATEDGEVAEGLRSVGAVVRDAAGWPVAAVAVTWADDDSAEAELANAVRDTAATLEARLAR